From Neorhodopirellula lusitana, a single genomic window includes:
- a CDS encoding prephenate dehydrogenase — MHAGNPKSSDAGDEFSGTPGEDPPPRWEEARRSDILSFVSTSPQEPLSRTPTSPPSVAIVGLGLLGGSVALALRQTHPDIRIVGCARREETRQFAIENGVVDSATDDLIAACSDVDIVVIATPVDQIADTAVTIGRACPRVVMTDVGSTKLGITQAVAEHPEIAARFVAAHPIAGSEKTGIQNSRADLFQGRPIVITPLEIAAPSDSPATDSGVIHTIEEFWRATGGHVTRMTPQRHDELLAISSHMPHLMASLIAGQLPEEARPLAGTGWLSTTRIAAGAPGLWTAIVAENRSAIVAALKSTQAELDVLIQRIENHEDEAVRDWLTVAQTTRQNTPSSQSTASSSAGG; from the coding sequence TTGCACGCTGGGAACCCTAAGTCCAGCGACGCCGGTGACGAATTCTCCGGCACGCCCGGCGAAGATCCGCCTCCCCGATGGGAAGAAGCCCGGCGATCCGATATCTTGTCGTTCGTGAGCACGTCCCCCCAAGAACCGCTTTCCCGCACGCCTACTTCGCCTCCGTCCGTGGCGATCGTCGGCCTCGGGCTGCTTGGTGGCAGCGTGGCCCTCGCATTGCGGCAAACGCACCCCGACATTCGCATCGTGGGCTGTGCCCGGCGAGAAGAAACCCGCCAATTCGCGATCGAAAACGGCGTTGTCGATTCCGCGACCGACGACCTGATCGCGGCCTGTTCGGATGTCGACATCGTGGTCATTGCCACGCCGGTGGACCAGATTGCCGATACCGCCGTTACGATCGGGCGAGCTTGTCCACGTGTGGTGATGACGGACGTGGGCAGCACGAAACTGGGAATCACCCAAGCGGTCGCGGAACACCCCGAGATCGCGGCTCGGTTCGTGGCCGCACACCCGATCGCCGGCAGCGAGAAAACGGGCATCCAGAATTCCCGAGCCGACCTGTTCCAGGGACGCCCGATCGTCATCACACCGCTAGAAATCGCCGCCCCGAGCGACTCGCCAGCCACGGATTCCGGCGTCATCCACACAATCGAAGAATTCTGGCGGGCGACCGGCGGACACGTCACCCGCATGACGCCGCAACGGCACGACGAACTGCTTGCCATTTCTTCGCACATGCCGCACTTGATGGCATCGCTGATCGCCGGACAATTACCCGAGGAAGCCCGCCCGCTGGCCGGCACCGGCTGGCTGAGCACGACCCGGATCGCGGCCGGTGCCCCTGGGCTTTGGACAGCGATTGTGGCCGAGAACCGGTCCGCGATTGTCGCCGCCCTGAAATCCACACAAGCAGAGCTGGACGTCCTGATCCAGCGCATCGAGAATCACGAAGACGAAGCAGTTCGCGACTGGCTTACCGTCGCACAAACGACACGACAGAACACTCCCTCATCGCAATCGACCGCTTCCAGCTCGGCTGGCGGCTAA
- the purL gene encoding phosphoribosylformylglycinamidine synthase subunit PurL: MPLWQIDIHPSPSQVDRAGAQTASEIHELGLGDDLVVAAARGYLIQSDLDAAQAGVIGATLLADAVTERTVVGRIDGADANTDPLSEAPETMIETLAEKGVEETPHLVHVMSKPGVMDPVAASTLGALKDSQLDISAVRTFRKYWIAGGVDEAQLETICRRALSNDSIEAYVIGPLKMDRLDVGSQGEFELVKVPIRGLDDAGLEKLSKDGQLYLTLVEMQTIRDHFVSLDRDPTDIELESVAQTWSEHCSHKTLAGRIHYRGPSADGTPLADERQYENMLKETIFEATQTIRRGLGDKDWCVSVFKDNAGIVTFDEDDHVCFKVETHNHPSALEPYGGANTGIGGVIRDPMGTGMGAKPICNTDVFCFARPDVTPDSLPPGVLHPRRVIQGVVSGVRDYGNRMGIPTVNGAVYFDDRYLGNPLVYCGNVGIIPVGMEDKEVKPNDLIVAVGGRTGRDGIHGATFSSAELTSESESLSGGSVQIGNAITEKMVLDVLMQARDAGLYNAVTDCGAGGFSSAVGEMGEELGAEVWLDKAPLKYDGLTYTEIWISEAQERMVLAVPEDKWEALRDLCESEGVEAAAIGRFVPTGRLKLTFNGDTVGDVAMSFLHDGRPPIIRDAVYEPPVVKPVTIPQRDAKANTDTLLKILGSYNVASKHWVIRQYDHEVQAGSVIKPLVGPQCDGPGDAAVVRPKLNSYRGLVISCGMNPHYGDFDTYHMATSAIDEAMRNAVAVGADPSKIAILDNFCWGYTDRAETLGSLVRSAIACQDMAVTLGTPFVSGKDSLNNEFSYFNDAGEKQTIAIPPSLLISAMGQIADVRKAVTMDLKEAGNVLFLVGKTSCELGGSHYGLVEDQAGGEVPKVDAVYAKQVFATVHSAIDAGELRSCHDLSEGGLAASAVEMALAGGLGLNLNLDTVDHKVDGELTSAELLFSESNTRFLIEVEPGNAESLQKRFTEAGVPLARLGEVVEATTVEIQDGEASVLSVGIAEAKAAWQKPLDWK; encoded by the coding sequence ATGCCGCTTTGGCAAATCGACATTCATCCTAGCCCCAGCCAAGTTGACCGCGCCGGTGCCCAAACCGCCAGCGAAATTCATGAACTCGGACTCGGTGACGACCTGGTTGTCGCTGCGGCTCGCGGTTACCTGATCCAAAGCGATCTCGATGCTGCCCAGGCTGGCGTGATCGGCGCGACCTTGCTGGCCGACGCCGTGACGGAGCGAACCGTTGTGGGCCGAATCGACGGTGCCGACGCCAACACGGACCCATTGTCCGAAGCTCCCGAAACGATGATCGAAACGCTGGCCGAAAAGGGCGTGGAAGAAACACCGCACCTGGTTCACGTGATGAGCAAGCCAGGCGTGATGGATCCCGTCGCCGCCTCGACATTGGGTGCGCTCAAGGACAGCCAACTGGATATCTCCGCCGTTCGCACGTTCCGCAAGTACTGGATCGCCGGCGGAGTCGACGAGGCACAGTTGGAAACGATTTGCCGCCGCGCGTTGTCGAACGACTCCATCGAAGCCTACGTGATCGGCCCGTTGAAGATGGACCGACTCGACGTGGGTTCGCAAGGCGAGTTCGAACTGGTCAAGGTTCCAATCCGCGGTCTCGATGATGCCGGCCTTGAAAAGCTCTCCAAAGATGGCCAGCTGTATCTGACCTTGGTCGAAATGCAGACCATCCGCGACCACTTCGTTTCACTGGATCGCGATCCAACTGACATCGAACTGGAATCGGTCGCCCAAACCTGGTCCGAACACTGCAGCCACAAAACACTGGCGGGCCGGATTCATTATCGCGGCCCATCCGCCGACGGCACGCCACTGGCGGACGAGCGGCAATACGAAAACATGCTGAAGGAAACGATCTTCGAAGCCACCCAAACGATTCGTCGTGGGCTGGGCGACAAAGATTGGTGCGTTAGCGTGTTCAAGGACAACGCCGGGATCGTCACCTTCGACGAAGACGACCACGTTTGTTTCAAAGTCGAAACCCACAACCACCCGTCGGCCCTGGAACCTTACGGTGGAGCGAACACCGGCATCGGCGGCGTGATCCGCGACCCGATGGGAACCGGCATGGGTGCCAAGCCGATCTGCAACACCGACGTGTTCTGCTTCGCCCGTCCCGACGTGACACCGGACTCGCTTCCGCCAGGCGTCTTGCATCCTCGGCGAGTCATCCAAGGCGTCGTGTCCGGCGTGCGAGATTACGGCAACCGGATGGGAATCCCCACGGTCAACGGAGCCGTCTATTTCGACGATCGCTACCTGGGCAACCCGCTTGTATATTGCGGCAACGTCGGCATCATCCCGGTCGGGATGGAAGACAAAGAAGTGAAGCCCAATGACCTGATCGTAGCGGTCGGCGGACGCACGGGCCGCGACGGAATTCACGGAGCCACGTTCAGCAGTGCTGAATTGACCAGCGAATCCGAATCGTTGTCCGGTGGATCGGTTCAGATCGGCAACGCGATCACTGAAAAGATGGTGCTCGACGTTTTAATGCAGGCTCGCGACGCGGGTCTGTACAACGCCGTCACGGATTGCGGAGCCGGTGGGTTCAGCAGTGCGGTTGGCGAGATGGGCGAAGAACTCGGTGCGGAAGTTTGGTTGGACAAGGCTCCACTGAAGTACGACGGCCTGACCTACACCGAAATCTGGATCTCCGAAGCTCAAGAACGCATGGTCTTGGCCGTGCCCGAAGACAAATGGGAAGCCCTGCGTGATCTTTGCGAAAGCGAAGGCGTGGAAGCCGCCGCGATCGGCCGCTTCGTTCCCACTGGACGTTTGAAGTTGACCTTCAACGGTGACACCGTCGGCGATGTCGCGATGTCGTTCCTGCACGATGGCCGTCCGCCGATCATTCGCGACGCCGTCTACGAACCACCCGTGGTGAAGCCGGTCACGATCCCGCAACGCGATGCGAAAGCCAACACGGACACGCTGCTGAAGATTCTGGGCAGCTACAACGTCGCCAGCAAGCATTGGGTGATTCGCCAGTACGACCACGAAGTCCAAGCCGGCAGCGTCATCAAACCGCTCGTTGGCCCGCAATGCGACGGTCCCGGCGATGCGGCGGTCGTGCGTCCGAAGCTGAACAGTTATCGCGGCTTGGTGATTTCATGCGGCATGAACCCGCACTACGGCGATTTCGACACCTACCACATGGCCACCTCGGCAATCGACGAAGCGATGCGAAACGCGGTCGCCGTGGGTGCCGATCCATCCAAGATCGCGATCCTGGATAACTTCTGTTGGGGCTACACGGATCGCGCCGAAACGCTGGGTTCGCTCGTCCGCAGTGCGATCGCCTGCCAAGACATGGCGGTCACACTGGGCACGCCGTTCGTCAGCGGCAAGGACAGCCTGAACAACGAGTTCAGCTACTTCAACGATGCTGGCGAAAAGCAAACGATCGCGATCCCACCCAGCCTTTTGATCAGTGCGATGGGCCAAATTGCGGACGTTCGCAAGGCCGTCACGATGGATCTGAAAGAAGCCGGCAACGTGCTGTTCCTGGTCGGCAAGACAAGCTGCGAACTTGGCGGCTCGCACTACGGTTTGGTGGAAGACCAAGCTGGCGGCGAGGTCCCCAAGGTCGACGCCGTTTACGCCAAACAAGTCTTTGCCACCGTTCACTCGGCCATCGACGCCGGCGAATTGCGATCATGTCACGACCTCAGCGAAGGTGGCCTGGCTGCCTCGGCCGTGGAAATGGCCCTCGCCGGTGGCTTGGGACTGAACTTGAATCTGGACACCGTCGATCACAAGGTCGATGGCGAACTGACCAGTGCCGAACTGCTCTTCAGCGAATCCAACACCCGTTTCTTGATTGAAGTGGAACCCGGTAACGCCGAATCGCTTCAAAAACGATTCACCGAGGCCGGTGTTCCGCTGGCTCGATTAGGCGAAGTCGTCGAAGCGACCACGGTCGAAATCCAAGACGGCGAAGCCTCCGTCCTAAGCGTCGGCATCGCCGAAGCCAAAGCCGCCTGGCAAAAGCCTCTGGATTGGAAGTAG
- a CDS encoding lipid-binding SYLF domain-containing protein, producing the protein MHRVILSVACGLSLLCSVAISGRASAQVVQEQTVAASAIVLNEVLVGPLSKVPHAMLKDAYGVAIIPNVIKGGFIVGARHGRGLLFVREGDGMWHAPVFITLTGGNIGWQAGVQSSDIVLVFKSERSVQNILAGKLTIGADAAAAAGPVGRQGAVATDAQLQAEIYSYSRSRGLFAGVSIDGSVVRVDQLATGAYYRSPAPGMPVIVPAAAEQLTIAVASLAGNSAPGNADLANAAPAAPNLGPNTGPNPNMSNSGAIAQRVGTREADMLRSQLEQLTPQLDALLDPQWRSFLALPPSLFVGNEHPQPEELQAAVLRFQSVATDPRYRELASQPAFQSVFGLLKQYQVALTSASSTLNLPPPPVR; encoded by the coding sequence ATGCATCGTGTGATTTTGAGCGTAGCGTGTGGACTGTCATTGCTTTGCAGCGTGGCGATTTCTGGCCGAGCTTCCGCACAAGTGGTCCAGGAGCAAACCGTGGCGGCGTCAGCCATTGTGCTGAACGAAGTCTTGGTGGGGCCGCTTAGCAAGGTGCCCCACGCGATGCTGAAGGACGCCTACGGAGTCGCGATCATTCCCAACGTGATCAAGGGCGGATTCATCGTTGGCGCTCGACACGGTCGCGGCCTGTTGTTCGTTCGCGAGGGCGATGGCATGTGGCACGCCCCCGTTTTCATCACGTTGACGGGCGGCAACATCGGTTGGCAAGCCGGCGTGCAATCCTCGGACATCGTTCTGGTCTTTAAGTCCGAGCGAAGTGTGCAAAATATCTTAGCTGGCAAACTGACCATTGGCGCCGATGCCGCCGCCGCAGCCGGCCCCGTTGGTCGTCAAGGTGCAGTCGCCACCGACGCTCAACTGCAGGCGGAAATCTACTCGTACTCGCGTAGCCGAGGGTTGTTCGCCGGTGTGTCCATCGATGGATCCGTTGTGCGTGTCGACCAACTGGCCACCGGTGCCTACTACCGCTCGCCCGCACCGGGCATGCCCGTGATCGTTCCAGCCGCCGCCGAACAGCTCACGATCGCGGTCGCATCCCTAGCTGGCAACTCAGCACCAGGAAACGCGGACCTCGCCAACGCAGCGCCGGCAGCCCCCAACCTGGGACCGAACACTGGCCCGAATCCAAACATGAGCAATAGCGGTGCGATTGCCCAACGCGTGGGCACCCGAGAAGCCGACATGCTACGCAGCCAACTGGAACAGCTAACGCCACAACTCGATGCACTGCTCGACCCGCAGTGGCGATCGTTCCTGGCCTTACCACCAAGCCTGTTTGTCGGCAACGAGCATCCACAGCCCGAAGAGCTGCAAGCCGCCGTCCTGCGATTTCAATCCGTCGCGACCGACCCGCGATACCGCGAACTCGCATCGCAGCCCGCCTTCCAATCCGTATTCGGATTGCTAAAGCAATACCAAGTGGCACTCACCTCAGCATCATCGACACTGAACTTGCCGCCACCGCCAGTCAGGTAG
- a CDS encoding DUF1559 domain-containing protein codes for MIKASQRRAFTLVELLVVIAIIGVLVGLLLPAVQAAREAARRMSCSNNFKQIGLAIHNYHSAYNQLPTNHTGTDRAAHGDVSVNSNRRFLSWLVPVLPFVEQQGLWESISNPSQETTPGTTMSTATLNGTWPSMGPVPWESRYVPWATQVAAFRCPSDPANLAGVATGRTNYGASLGDTIDSCFYGGKNEFGVYNQPGTNSYTKDDTIVLRARAANRGFFWSRHKTKFRDCLDGLSNTIAAGELCTSLGARETRADWVRNVSFQGDGTWDGAGEPIRCAQGAHIDATRPSFYTSGASVETSPLNSRGCRWADGRLTYTAVQTILPPNSANCSRSGSDGNDYFISSIGSRHQGGAHVLMGDGAVKFITDSIESGDLSDNAVVASFSGHTTNPNLAGAQSPYGLWGALGTRAAKEVIEDEL; via the coding sequence ATGATTAAAGCTTCCCAGAGGCGAGCATTCACGCTAGTTGAACTGCTCGTAGTTATCGCAATTATTGGAGTCCTGGTCGGATTGTTGTTGCCTGCCGTTCAAGCGGCTCGCGAAGCAGCTCGACGGATGAGTTGCAGTAACAACTTCAAGCAAATTGGCTTGGCGATTCACAATTATCACAGCGCCTACAACCAATTGCCCACTAACCACACGGGAACTGACCGGGCTGCCCACGGCGACGTTTCGGTAAACAGTAACCGACGGTTCTTGAGCTGGTTGGTGCCGGTCCTGCCTTTCGTTGAGCAGCAAGGGTTGTGGGAAAGCATTAGCAATCCTAGCCAGGAGACCACACCTGGAACGACCATGTCGACGGCGACTTTGAACGGCACCTGGCCGTCGATGGGACCTGTGCCATGGGAATCGCGTTACGTTCCATGGGCGACGCAAGTCGCTGCCTTCCGCTGTCCTAGTGATCCAGCCAACCTTGCTGGTGTTGCGACGGGGCGGACCAACTACGGTGCGTCGCTGGGTGACACGATCGATTCCTGCTTCTACGGCGGTAAGAACGAGTTCGGTGTCTATAACCAGCCCGGTACCAATTCCTATACCAAGGATGACACGATCGTTCTTCGTGCTCGGGCCGCAAACCGGGGCTTCTTCTGGAGCCGACACAAGACGAAGTTCCGCGATTGCTTGGATGGCTTATCCAACACGATTGCAGCCGGTGAACTTTGCACGTCGCTTGGTGCGAGAGAAACTCGTGCGGACTGGGTTCGCAACGTCTCGTTCCAGGGTGATGGAACATGGGACGGTGCGGGCGAGCCCATCCGTTGTGCCCAAGGCGCGCACATCGACGCAACACGTCCTTCGTTCTACACCAGTGGAGCCAGCGTAGAGACGAGTCCCTTGAACTCACGCGGTTGTCGCTGGGCGGATGGTCGACTGACTTACACGGCCGTCCAAACGATCTTGCCTCCGAACAGTGCTAACTGTTCGAGGAGTGGCAGTGACGGAAACGACTACTTCATCTCGTCCATCGGCAGTCGTCACCAAGGCGGCGCACACGTGTTGATGGGTGATGGTGCGGTGAAGTTTATCACCGATAGCATCGAATCCGGTGACCTTAGCGACAATGCTGTTGTTGCTTCATTCTCGGGCCACACCACTAACCCGAACCTCGCCGGTGCTCAAAGCCCATACGGTCTTTGGGGTGCACTTGGAACACGTGCAGCCAAAGAGGTTATCGAAGACGAGCTCTAA
- a CDS encoding sigma-70 family RNA polymerase sigma factor, translating to MCARRTFFNWNVCAKDSAPARYLVNTMDPTSKSDRVELTTELVLQLTEAQPRLLSFLLKRLGNSEHAHEVLQEVNLVICRDVSRFEAGSDFMAWAFTIARYQIMAFRKRNLRDRLVFPADLAASLDRLDCEIFAEETCHQREAALQDCLVGLLPEQRELVIQRYAESISVKAIAGELDKSANAVSIMLHRVREKLIDCVQSKLSIEPQQ from the coding sequence TTGTGCGCACGCCGAACTTTTTTTAATTGGAATGTTTGTGCGAAAGATTCAGCGCCAGCTCGCTATCTAGTTAATACCATGGACCCCACATCAAAATCAGACCGTGTTGAACTGACGACAGAGTTGGTTCTCCAGCTAACTGAGGCTCAACCTCGGCTACTCAGTTTTCTGTTAAAACGGTTGGGAAATTCCGAGCACGCCCATGAGGTTCTTCAGGAAGTGAATCTCGTCATTTGCCGAGACGTTTCTCGATTCGAAGCGGGATCGGATTTCATGGCATGGGCGTTTACCATTGCCCGATATCAAATTATGGCGTTTCGGAAGCGAAACTTACGCGACCGTCTGGTCTTCCCAGCCGACTTGGCTGCATCATTGGACAGGCTGGATTGCGAGATTTTTGCAGAAGAGACCTGCCATCAACGTGAAGCAGCGCTTCAAGATTGTCTTGTCGGCTTGCTACCAGAGCAACGCGAGCTGGTCATTCAACGTTACGCCGAATCAATATCAGTGAAAGCAATCGCGGGTGAGTTGGACAAATCAGCCAACGCGGTGAGCATTATGCTGCACCGAGTCCGAGAAAAACTCATTGACTGTGTTCAATCCAAACTTTCGATCGAGCCACAACAATGA
- a CDS encoding LamG-like jellyroll fold domain-containing protein: MNLRPNNPDDLKLLSTLLPRMVDNQLDSDEEQELVEVLQRSTEAQVYYLHYLQMHAELSGAWGMADNHVIRQLNQQLPDSVFEQAQRQVDETAKVSLPTPSSLQQFSEAILGVQAVVAALVFVIGALAVGLFVSINSTPNNSGTIAQSRHGSSGLNSGNAPPAANGLAARTRNVVFTSGLGEHETPPIAAVVVRSDGDPETNLVVGSRLTAGTLKLLSGTMQMEFMGGAVIALEGPAELRIHSKDAATLLSGAISAHVPPRAQGFVLNAPKAAIVDLGTDFGVRVTPAGISEVEVLSGEVELSVLGDDGNTLSSQHIHEASRIRINGEGDPLQAIESGLNDLPIISGSDNSELPLLLDYVDTVRRDQPTLYWRFDDTDGSVVLNEMPGNHSASVYGLEESDDSIRFQNGYARFDRCDVKRYLVSENAIEGLNERPYSIEFWMKPDDLQHATCVGIVPENRTDPRMFLNVIEIVTDTFMIHEPGAIRYLHRTPPDVNYEVGTNAFTPGICVPGQWQHVVTVKRTDAMEIYVNGKLVRHVSLAPGKVNSLGNFHVIVGQLTANETWRQFSGAIDEFAIYKRDLSAEEIAEHYQLVDLTNQNY, translated from the coding sequence ATGAATCTGCGTCCCAACAATCCGGACGATCTTAAACTCCTCAGCACATTGCTTCCTCGCATGGTCGACAACCAGCTCGACAGTGACGAGGAACAGGAACTGGTTGAGGTTTTACAGCGTTCAACCGAAGCACAAGTGTATTACCTGCATTACCTGCAAATGCATGCCGAGTTATCGGGGGCGTGGGGTATGGCAGATAATCATGTGATCAGGCAACTGAACCAGCAATTACCTGACAGTGTGTTTGAGCAAGCTCAACGGCAGGTTGATGAAACCGCGAAAGTATCCCTCCCGACTCCTTCGAGCCTACAACAATTTTCCGAGGCCATTCTCGGCGTCCAAGCCGTCGTGGCCGCACTGGTGTTTGTCATTGGCGCGTTGGCGGTTGGACTGTTCGTTTCGATAAATAGCACACCCAACAATTCAGGCACGATAGCGCAGTCGCGCCACGGTAGCTCTGGCCTCAATTCTGGAAACGCTCCCCCGGCGGCGAATGGTCTGGCAGCGCGAACCCGAAACGTCGTCTTCACAAGCGGGCTTGGTGAACACGAAACTCCACCAATTGCGGCCGTCGTTGTTCGCTCCGACGGTGATCCCGAAACCAATTTGGTCGTCGGCTCGCGTCTAACAGCAGGCACACTGAAGTTGCTTAGCGGAACTATGCAAATGGAATTCATGGGCGGTGCAGTGATCGCCCTTGAGGGCCCCGCCGAATTGCGGATCCACTCGAAGGATGCGGCAACGCTTCTATCCGGTGCGATCAGCGCCCACGTTCCCCCGCGGGCTCAAGGCTTCGTGTTGAATGCGCCTAAGGCCGCGATCGTTGACCTCGGAACTGACTTCGGTGTCCGCGTAACCCCAGCGGGAATTTCCGAGGTCGAAGTACTGAGTGGTGAGGTTGAATTGTCAGTCCTTGGTGACGATGGGAACACGCTCTCTAGCCAACATATTCACGAAGCCAGCCGCATTCGAATCAACGGCGAAGGTGATCCACTGCAAGCGATTGAGTCGGGATTGAACGACTTGCCGATCATCTCCGGCAGTGACAATTCAGAACTCCCGTTGTTGCTGGACTATGTCGATACCGTTCGCCGCGATCAGCCAACGCTCTACTGGCGATTTGACGATACCGACGGATCCGTGGTACTCAACGAGATGCCAGGCAACCATTCGGCCAGCGTTTACGGACTGGAAGAAAGCGACGACAGCATTCGATTCCAAAACGGTTACGCTCGGTTTGATCGCTGCGACGTGAAACGCTACCTCGTTTCCGAAAACGCCATTGAAGGACTCAATGAACGCCCCTATTCAATCGAATTTTGGATGAAGCCTGACGACCTCCAGCACGCAACGTGCGTCGGCATCGTTCCGGAAAACCGTACCGACCCACGTATGTTTCTCAACGTTATCGAAATCGTTACCGACACGTTCATGATCCATGAACCGGGTGCAATCCGTTATCTTCATCGAACACCGCCGGACGTCAACTACGAAGTGGGCACGAACGCTTTCACGCCGGGCATTTGCGTTCCAGGCCAATGGCAGCATGTCGTGACGGTCAAACGCACCGATGCGATGGAGATTTATGTCAATGGAAAGTTGGTCCGTCATGTTTCCCTGGCCCCTGGCAAAGTCAACAGCCTCGGCAATTTCCATGTCATCGTTGGTCAGCTAACGGCTAATGAAACATGGCGTCAATTCTCTGGTGCCATTGATGAATTCGCGATCTACAAGCGGGATCTTTCTGCGGAAGAGATCGCAGAACACTATCAACTAGTCGACCTAACGAATCAGAACTACTGA